From the genome of Metabacillus dongyingensis:
TCAAAGATTAAGTTCAAGTTCAGTAAAGGTAGAGGGAGCAGATAGGGTTTAGGAGCAGTGGGAATGTTCTTGGGGTAGTTTGATGCGGTGGATTTAAATGAGAAATTGTTGTATTAATTGAGAAACTTTTCAGTTTGGTTTTGAAGGGGTGAATGGGTGTGAGGTTTCATTTGTTGCCGTTTTTGATTCCGAGAGAAGGTAAGGTTTATGAGTTAAGGACAACGATGGATGCTAAGATTTTGTATTTCAAGGATGAGACTGCCTGGACAACGATGCTAAGTTTTTTGACGCTCCCCTGGTATCGCAGATGGGTTAAGCAGGAATGGATCAGCTGGGAGATTGCTGCTACGAAAGATGAGATCCGGTACTTTGTCTGGGTCCCAGATGAACATATTGGAAGAGCGTTTAAAGCTAGTTTTATACCGAACATTCGAATGTAGAGATTGTGGAGGCCGATTATTACTCCGTTGATTTTAGCCGTCCTCACGCGGGTACTAAGCTATTCACCGAGAGTCATTGGACGATCCCCATAAAAACGTATCATAATGAAGTAGTGGATACTCAGGCTGAAATTGTAGAGTTTCTAGATGGTTTAGAAGAAGGCCAGGAGATTAACATGCAATTTCTTGTGCAGCCTGCTTATCATACTGAAAAGAGCTTTCGGGGAATTGTCCGCCAGTTTCATAAACAGGGTGAGTATGATGAGACACTCCAGAAGGATAATGAACTGTATTTATCCGCAATAGAGGGGAAGGCAACGAGGGTTCTTTCGAGGGTTGGCGTTAAAGTTGTTGCTTTTGGTAGAGACAACCGTGATTCCAAAGAGTTGATTAAGAGTGCTAAAGGGTCTATCGGTACTTTTTCAAGCGGACGGTTAAATCAATTAAAGGGACGTGAATGGTGGTGGTTCCGTACAATTCGGCCATTGTTTCGCTGGGAGTATAAGAATCGCATTTATTCCGTAGGGCCTATGAAGAAGCGAGTGATTTTAGGTTCTGAAGAGATGGCTGCTATAATGCGGCTTCCAAGCGAAAGAGTTCAGAAAAATAAACTCAACCGGCTAAAAATGCGCTCCACGCCTCTTCCGAAAGAATTAAAGAATGTGGAATTTGATCCTTCTTTATCCGTTCGTCTAGGAGAACACCGTTATCACGGAAAGCAGACGGATGTCTTGTTTGATCTTGCAACCTTGCGTTATCATGCTGCTTTTATAGGAATGTCAGGTATGAAGAAATCAACTGCCATGTATAACCTTGTCGAGGATTTAATCAATCTTGAAGGTGCCGGCACTACAATAGGCGGTACCATTATCGATCCGCATGGTGACTTGTGTCAGGATATCGCTGCAAGGATTCCGCCGGAAAAACAGTATCTTGTCAGATACATTAAATTTTCAGAAGGCGAGTTACCGTTTAACGTTTATGATGTTGATTTTCAGGCGGCAGAAGATAAAATTGCCCAGACGGTTGCGGATGTATTAAAAAGGACCTGGAAGGATTTTTGGGGTCCGAATATTGATGATAATTTCCTGAATGGCGGAATTGTTCTGCAGAGGTTAGGTGAAGCGAGTCTTCCGAATTTGCAAAGGCTGCTCAGTGATCCTGACTACCGTGAAAATGTCCTGGAACGTCTAAATCGTGACGATCCTATCGAGAATGATCTTTATCTGTACTTTGCAAACCTGCAAGGGCTTCAAGATCGTGAACTGCAGGCAAAAACGAATTCAACACTCAATAAGCTGCGGAAAATCACCTTATCTGGCGTGCTGGGGAAAATGCTTCGCGCTAAAACGAATGGACTGCGCTTTCATGAAAGCATGGACCAGGGAATGATCAATCTGCTTGATTTATCTGAGCTTACAAGTGATGAGAAGAAGCTTATCGGTTCGATGTGTTTGACGTATGCAGAACTTGCCGGGAAAAGCAGGGCGGACACTCCCGTATCAGAACGTCACAAACTACCTTATCATTTTGTGATGGTGGACGAGGCTCCAACCTTGATGGAACACAGCATAGATGCGATTGAGTCTTTTGCATCGGAGCTTAGGAAATACAAAACATCCATCATTTTAGGCATGCAGGGAATAAAAGATCAATTGCCGAGAGAAGTTGCGTCTGCTATATTCAGAAACTTCGGAACTTTTGTTTCTTTCCGGTTAGGAGAACCTGATGACGCCCAATATGTGAATCGCTCCATGTCGTCTGAAGTACTTCAAGAAACGGATTACCTTCAAGTTGAGCCTTATAACGCGTATATGAGAATGCAGGTTGGAAACGAGAGAACCCGGCCTTTTCTAATTCGTATGAAAGCACCTGGGCCTGCTTTGTATGCAGATTCAATTTCAGAGCTAAAGAAAAGAACAATTGCAGATGCAATGGAAATTGAAAGGCAGACTACTTTAGGGTCCTTGTTTAAGGAGAAACAAATTGAAGACGAAGAAAAAGCAACTTATGAACCGTACCTTGCTGAAGAAGGTATACAAGATACCAGTCATCCTAATTGCCTGATAGACGAAGTCGCTGCAACAATTGAAGCATTTGGAGATACCCTGGAGTTAAAGTCATCTTATCAACAAAATCATCACCCTAAAGAAAATGATAGATCGGAGAAATCAGCTGATCACATCGTTGAACTAAAAGAGAAAACCAAGCAGCATGAAACTTGCCCTTTAGATAGTGAACGATCTTCAAGTGAAAAGGAAGACGCGCAGAAAGAGAAAAAAACGGATGAGACAAAAAAAGTCATCAGCAACGATGACTTATGGGTGTAGCAGGGGGAGTAAATATGGCCAAAAGAATAACCGATTTAGAAGAAGAATTGTTTGTATCTTTGCATGATTTAGTATTTGTAGATGTTCAGTATTTAGAAAAATATATATATGTTCATGAGGATAGAAAGCCTTACAGCAAGTACTGGATTTCAAAGCAAATGAGAGCGATGGAAGCAGAAGGCTATATCAAGTCATTCCCGGTTGCCAAAGCAGCCGTGCAAGGGCGAGACCGACTCGTTTATACGCTTGATACAAAAGGTGTTCAAGAAGTAAAAGAAATTCTAGGTGAAGCTGATTGGGATACAAGATGGACACAGAGAACCCCAACTTATGTTTTTCATTCATTGAGGATGTCACATATACAGGCTGCCTATGCCTCGCAAAAAGATAATCAGTTTACATTTAAAGAGTTTTTCTCAGAACGCAGAGCCTTTCGCAATTATGGCGAAATCATCAAAGATAAGGAAGGAAAGAAAAAGCAATCTTCGACAACCGTGATACGTCCAGACGGTGCTTTTACATTGGAGAGAGAAATAAACGGCCAGAAAGTGAAGTTTTTGTTTTTTGTAGAACTCGAGAGAAGCAGGCAGCGAGTGGATGTCACGTTAAACAAGATCAGACGCTATAACGAGTATGTTCAAAAAAGATCATTTGAAAATGATGAGATTTTTGGCGAAGGTGTACGTGTCGTCCGTGTATTATTCGTCTCGAATAACGATACTGAGCGCAATAAAATCATGGAAAACTCATTTAAAGCTGATTCTCGTGAAATCGAAAAAATAGGCGGCAGTTTATTGTTTGGAACTTATGAGGACGTTATTGCAGATCCGTTCGGTCAGATCTGGAAAGCGAAAAATTCATCAGATTCCAATAAATTATACAGTTTATATAAAAAAGTTGAATAAAATACACTTCTAAAATGGTAGAGAAAAGATACTTGAGAGGAGGTGATAAGAGGTGGGCTACAAGGTGAAACGCGGTTCGACACCAACGGAGAGTTCCATAAAAGAGATGTTGTTAAGTTTTATTAAAAGACTTGCAGTCGTTATGATCATTATGGCCGTAATGGCGGCTATCGGTTATTTTCTTTTTCAATTTGCGTATGATGCGTTTCCGGCTTTTGCAGCAGCTGCCGATGATGTCGTATTTTTTGTCAGAGGATTCTACGCGGAACACGGGGTCTGGGCAACACTCGGAATGTTTGGATTCATCTTTATAGCGGTTTGGGCTTTTGGTGAAGAAGCAAAGAGAAAAGATCGCCAAGCAAGCCATGAATGAAATGATGAAATAGTAAAGACTCTAAAATGTTAAACCCCCTGCTTTTAATAGGGAGGGTACTTCACAGATTTTGAGAAATATAAGAGTTTAGTAGAGTTATAGCTTTGAAGGGAGGCACTATGAAAAAACGTGAATACCCTAGAACAGTCTTATTTAAAAAAGTTATCAAAGGAATGTTTTGGACTGCTTTTATATTGGTATTGTTTCTGTCAGTAGTGGCAATTGAACGAAGTGGAAATGCCGGTGCGGGTGCAATACAGCATAAGCAAGATGAAGATGTAATGAAAGAAGATAATTTTGCTGCAGGCGTTGGTGCACAGTCTTTTGCAGAGAACTTTGCTGTTGAGTATTTCAATTGGGAGAATTCCGATGATGAAATAAAAAAACGAGCCGACCGCCTTCAGTCATTCCTTGCCAAAGGACTTGATGAACAGGCAGGTCTTACTTTTGAAGGAATGGAATGGAGCAGTGAGTTATCGGATTCACAAGTATGGAAAATAGAAGAAAAGTCAGAAAATACAGCGTTAATTACCCTTCGAGTACACCACACCTTAAAGAAATCCATACCGCCAGATGCCAAAGCCGTTGAGCAAGCAAAGAAAGATAAAAAACCTCTCCCTAAGGCTAAAGAAGAAAAATCAGAACCATTTGAAAAGTATATTGTTATTCCAGTCAAAACTGATGGCAAATCATATGTTGTTCATAAGGTCCCTTATTTTGTCCCTCCAGCCAAAAAACCAGAAATCACATCAGACGCATCGATTAGTGAAGAAGGAAAAATCCAAGATTCGCAGCTTCAAGATGAAATTACTTCAGGACTCACTACATTTTTCAAAGTATATACCACAACAATTGGTAAAAAAATATCCATTTCACGTAAACAGGTTAAGAGATTGTCGATTTCTAAAGTGGTAAACAAGGAACAAATTCTTTTTCTAATAGATTTGGCATTATCAACTGGTGATGAGGACTGGTTTATCGAACTTTCTGCAAAGTTAAACTCAATGAGGAAAAAAGATGCAAGTTGGATTAATCGGGTTAGGTAAAATGGGATTCAATTTGGGGAGATACCTCATTGACCATCATTGTGAAGTTGCTGCCTTTGATTTAAATCATCATGTAGTAGAAGAATTAGTGAAGTATGGAGCAATAGGAACTTCGAGTATGAAGGAGCTTATTGAAATGTTAGAAGCCCCTAGAATGATCTGGATTATGGTTCCTCATGCTGTTGTTGATTCCGTTATTGATGGGATCACTCCATACCTAAGTCAAGGAGATATCGTGATTGAAGCAAGTAATTCTCATTATAAAGATTCCATTCAACGGTACCATCACTTAAAGCAGTATGGGATACGTTTTATGGATGTTGGTACGTCCGGAGGAGTAGAAGGTGCTGGTAATGGAGAATGTTACATGGTCGGAGGAGATGCTGAAGCATGGAATATTGCTGAACCAATCTTTCGCGACACAGCCGTGGAAAATGGGTATTTATATGCTGGAGAAGCAGGCAGCGGTCATTTCTTAAAAATGGTCCACAATGGAATTGAGTATGGCATGATGGCTGCGATTGGCGAGGGATTTGAAGTATTGGAGAAAAGTGATTTTGATTTTGACTATGAAAAAGTGGCAAGAGTATGGAATAACGGCTCAGTCATTCGTTCATGGCTCATGGAATTAACAGAACATGCAATTTTCTAAAGATACAAATTTAGAAAAAATTAAAGGTATAATGCATTCATCAGGAGAAGGAAAGTGGACAGTGGAAACTGCTTTGGATTTACAGGCAGCCACCCCTGTGATAGCCATGTCTCTTTTGATGCGTTACCGTTCTTTAGATAGTGACACCTTTACAGGGAAAGTGGTCGCTGCCCTTCGGAATGAATTTGGTGGACATGCAGTTGAAAAAAAGTAAGTTTGTTAAGAAATAGTATTCTGTAGGAATCCA
Proteins encoded in this window:
- a CDS encoding ATP-binding protein, with the protein product MEADYYSVDFSRPHAGTKLFTESHWTIPIKTYHNEVVDTQAEIVEFLDGLEEGQEINMQFLVQPAYHTEKSFRGIVRQFHKQGEYDETLQKDNELYLSAIEGKATRVLSRVGVKVVAFGRDNRDSKELIKSAKGSIGTFSSGRLNQLKGREWWWFRTIRPLFRWEYKNRIYSVGPMKKRVILGSEEMAAIMRLPSERVQKNKLNRLKMRSTPLPKELKNVEFDPSLSVRLGEHRYHGKQTDVLFDLATLRYHAAFIGMSGMKKSTAMYNLVEDLINLEGAGTTIGGTIIDPHGDLCQDIAARIPPEKQYLVRYIKFSEGELPFNVYDVDFQAAEDKIAQTVADVLKRTWKDFWGPNIDDNFLNGGIVLQRLGEASLPNLQRLLSDPDYRENVLERLNRDDPIENDLYLYFANLQGLQDRELQAKTNSTLNKLRKITLSGVLGKMLRAKTNGLRFHESMDQGMINLLDLSELTSDEKKLIGSMCLTYAELAGKSRADTPVSERHKLPYHFVMVDEAPTLMEHSIDAIESFASELRKYKTSIILGMQGIKDQLPREVASAIFRNFGTFVSFRLGEPDDAQYVNRSMSSEVLQETDYLQVEPYNAYMRMQVGNERTRPFLIRMKAPGPALYADSISELKKRTIADAMEIERQTTLGSLFKEKQIEDEEKATYEPYLAEEGIQDTSHPNCLIDEVAATIEAFGDTLELKSSYQQNHHPKENDRSEKSADHIVELKEKTKQHETCPLDSERSSSEKEDAQKEKKTDETKKVISNDDLWV
- a CDS encoding replication-relaxation family protein; translated protein: MAKRITDLEEELFVSLHDLVFVDVQYLEKYIYVHEDRKPYSKYWISKQMRAMEAEGYIKSFPVAKAAVQGRDRLVYTLDTKGVQEVKEILGEADWDTRWTQRTPTYVFHSLRMSHIQAAYASQKDNQFTFKEFFSERRAFRNYGEIIKDKEGKKKQSSTTVIRPDGAFTLEREINGQKVKFLFFVELERSRQRVDVTLNKIRRYNEYVQKRSFENDEIFGEGVRVVRVLFVSNNDTERNKIMENSFKADSREIEKIGGSLLFGTYEDVIADPFGQIWKAKNSSDSNKLYSLYKKVE
- a CDS encoding conjugal transfer protein translates to MKEDNFAAGVGAQSFAENFAVEYFNWENSDDEIKKRADRLQSFLAKGLDEQAGLTFEGMEWSSELSDSQVWKIEEKSENTALITLRVHHTLKKSIPPDAKAVEQAKKDKKPLPKAKEEKSEPFEKYIVIPVKTDGKSYVVHKVPYFVPPAKKPEITSDASISEEGKIQDSQLQDEITSGLTTFFKVYTTTIGKKISISRKQVKRLSISKVVNKEQILFLIDLALSTGDEDWFIELSAKLNSMRKKDASWINRVR